A single genomic interval of Nerophis ophidion isolate RoL-2023_Sa linkage group LG11, RoL_Noph_v1.0, whole genome shotgun sequence harbors:
- the clk2b gene encoding dual specificity protein kinase CLK2b isoform X2 — protein MGKTSSSKTFMDCLCLCLSCGGGGAEEATAEAGDTKSGHPPYGPGDVLQERYQVVDTLGEGTFGQVLRCWDSARGGRGVALKILKKVDKYGEDDARLEILVLEKLSRKDPASKIPCVQMLDWFYHRGHVCISFQLLALSTFHFQKENNFLPYCLQHLRHMAQQICHAVSFLHHNKLTHTDLKPENILFVHGDYFLTYNTHKKCSEKRLRDTSVRVVDFGSATFEHEHHSTVVSTRHYRAPEVILELGWSHPCDVWSIGCILFEYYQGSTLYQTHDNEEHLAMMEHIHGPIPQRMIQTSRKQVYFQHGRLKQKDISKSGRHVSAKCRPLRECIQSQSEEHQQFLDLLEKMLEYEPSQRISLSRALRHPFLAPPGSAVGSQSPDFR, from the exons TGCGGCGGCGGCGGCGCGGAGGAGGCGACGGCTGAGGCGGGGGACACGAAGAGCGGACACCCGCCCTATGGCCCTGGGGACGTCCTGCAGGAGCGAT ACCAGGTGGTGGACACGTTGGGGGAGGGCACCTTTGGCCAGGTGCTGCGCTGCTGGGACTCGGCCAG AGGAGGACGTGGTGTGGCTCTGAAGATCTTGAAGAAGGTGGACAAGTACGGAGAAGACGACGCCAGGCTGGAGATCCTCGTCTTGGAGAAGCTGAGCAGGAAAGATCCTGCCAGCAAAAT TCCCTGCGTGCAGATGCTGGACTGGTTCTACCACCGTGGCCACGTCtgcatctccttccagctgctggCCCTCAGCACTTTCCACTTCCAGAAAGAAAACAACTTCCTGCCGTATTGTCTCCAACACCTCCGACACATGGCCCAGCAGATCTGCCACGCCGTCAGCT TTCTCCACCACAACAAGCTGACTCACACCGACCTCAAGCCAGAGAACATCCTTTTTGTCCACGGAGACTACTTCCTCACCTACAACACCCACAAG AAGTGTTCTGAAAAGCGACTCCGCGACACGTCGGTCCGCGTGGTGGACTTCGGCAGCGCCACCTTCGAGCACGAGCATCACTCCACCGTCGTCTCCACGCGTCACTACCGGGCCCCAGAGGTGATCCTGG AGCTGGGCTGGAGTCACCCCTGCGACGTGTGGAGCATTGGCTGCATTCTGTTCGAGTACTACCAGGGATCCACGCTCTACCAG ACTCACGACAATGAGGAACATCTCGCCATGATGGAGCACATTCATGGACCCATCCCTCAAAGGATGATACAGACAAGCAG AAAGCAGGTCTACTTCCAACATGGCCGCCTGAAGCAGAAGGATATCTCCAAGTCTGGTCGTCACGTGAGCGCCAAGTGCAGACCTCTACGG GAGTGCATCCAGTCCCAGTCCGAGGAACACCAGCAGTTCTTGGACCTGCTGGAGAAGATGCTGGAGTACGAGCCTTCCCAGCGCATCTCGCTCTCACGCGCCCTCCGCCATCCTTTCTTGGCACCGCCTGGGTCGGCGGTGGGGAGCCAAAGTCCGGACTTCAGGTAG
- the clk2b gene encoding dual specificity protein kinase CLK2b isoform X1 — protein MGKTSSSKTFMDCLCLCLSCGGGGAEEATAEAGDTKSGHPPYGPGDVLQERYQVVDTLGEGTFGQVLRCWDSARGGRGVALKILKKVDKYGEDDARLEILVLEKLSRKDPASKIPCVQMLDWFYHRGHVCISFQLLALSTFHFQKENNFLPYCLQHLRHMAQQICHAVSFLHHNKLTHTDLKPENILFVHGDYFLTYNTHKKCSEKRLRDTSVRVVDFGSATFEHEHHSTVVSTRHYRAPEVILELGWSHPCDVWSIGCILFEYYQGSTLYQTHDNEEHLAMMEHIHGPIPQRMIQTSSRKQVYFQHGRLKQKDISKSGRHVSAKCRPLRECIQSQSEEHQQFLDLLEKMLEYEPSQRISLSRALRHPFLAPPGSAVGSQSPDFR, from the exons TGCGGCGGCGGCGGCGCGGAGGAGGCGACGGCTGAGGCGGGGGACACGAAGAGCGGACACCCGCCCTATGGCCCTGGGGACGTCCTGCAGGAGCGAT ACCAGGTGGTGGACACGTTGGGGGAGGGCACCTTTGGCCAGGTGCTGCGCTGCTGGGACTCGGCCAG AGGAGGACGTGGTGTGGCTCTGAAGATCTTGAAGAAGGTGGACAAGTACGGAGAAGACGACGCCAGGCTGGAGATCCTCGTCTTGGAGAAGCTGAGCAGGAAAGATCCTGCCAGCAAAAT TCCCTGCGTGCAGATGCTGGACTGGTTCTACCACCGTGGCCACGTCtgcatctccttccagctgctggCCCTCAGCACTTTCCACTTCCAGAAAGAAAACAACTTCCTGCCGTATTGTCTCCAACACCTCCGACACATGGCCCAGCAGATCTGCCACGCCGTCAGCT TTCTCCACCACAACAAGCTGACTCACACCGACCTCAAGCCAGAGAACATCCTTTTTGTCCACGGAGACTACTTCCTCACCTACAACACCCACAAG AAGTGTTCTGAAAAGCGACTCCGCGACACGTCGGTCCGCGTGGTGGACTTCGGCAGCGCCACCTTCGAGCACGAGCATCACTCCACCGTCGTCTCCACGCGTCACTACCGGGCCCCAGAGGTGATCCTGG AGCTGGGCTGGAGTCACCCCTGCGACGTGTGGAGCATTGGCTGCATTCTGTTCGAGTACTACCAGGGATCCACGCTCTACCAG ACTCACGACAATGAGGAACATCTCGCCATGATGGAGCACATTCATGGACCCATCCCTCAAAGGATGATACAGACAAGCAG CAGAAAGCAGGTCTACTTCCAACATGGCCGCCTGAAGCAGAAGGATATCTCCAAGTCTGGTCGTCACGTGAGCGCCAAGTGCAGACCTCTACGG GAGTGCATCCAGTCCCAGTCCGAGGAACACCAGCAGTTCTTGGACCTGCTGGAGAAGATGCTGGAGTACGAGCCTTCCCAGCGCATCTCGCTCTCACGCGCCCTCCGCCATCCTTTCTTGGCACCGCCTGGGTCGGCGGTGGGGAGCCAAAGTCCGGACTTCAGGTAG